The proteins below come from a single Mangifera indica cultivar Alphonso chromosome 16, CATAS_Mindica_2.1, whole genome shotgun sequence genomic window:
- the LOC123198702 gene encoding protein trichome birefringence-like 14: protein MKGGNNYRMRGRHLSLTLITLLFTTIFIWVCEKNPFVTTVLPVQDQFTWSSSAFDEEAGNHSFQSIRPKEHMQEKNSESITEEETKEPGVKNLDRQLTNFTTSYIPERKETDGEGMFSTKKKVCNYAKGSWVSDSRRPLYPGFGCKQWLSEMWACRLTQRKEFSYERYRWQPKDCEMPEFERSAFLQRMKDKTIAFVGDSLGRQQFQSMMCMATGGQMIQEVEDVGREYGLVKLRGHARPDGWAYRFLATNTTILYYWSSTLADLVPLNSSDPKSDVAMHLDRPPAFMSKYLQRFDVLVLNSGHHWNRGKLRANRWVVYVNGKPNEDKRLANLESAKNFTAYSVARWLDSQLPFHPRLKAFFRTISPRHFRNGDWNTGGSCDNTTPLTRGNKVKQDRSSDEIVEAAIKGTKIKLLDITALSELRDEGHISHYSIKANQGVNDCLHWCLPGIPDTWNEILAAQV, encoded by the exons ATGAAAGGAGGAAATAATTATAGAATGAGAGGAAGACATCTTTCTCTCACGCTAATTACACTTCTTTTTACAACCATTTTTATTTGGGTTTGCGAGAAAAATCCTTTTGTTACAACTGTACTGCCAGTCCAAGATCAGTTTACGTGGTCTTCATCAG CATTTGATGAAGAAGCTGGAAATCATTCCTTTCAATCTATAAGGCCAAAGGAGCATATGCaagaaaaaaattctgaatCAATAactgaagaagaaacaaaagaaccGGGTGTAAAGAATTTAGACAGgcaattaacaaattttacaacCTCGTATATTCCAGAGAGGAAAGAAACTGATGGGGAAGGGATGTTTTCAACCAAGAAGAAAG TATGTAACTATGCCAAGGGTAGTTGGGTTTCCGACAGCAGGCGTCCTTTGTATCCCGGGTTTGGATGTAAACAGTGGTTATCAGAAATGTGGGCGTGTCGATTGACCCAACGTAAAGAGTTTTCTTATGAGAGATATCGCTGGCAGCCAAAAGATTGTGAAATGCCAGAATTTGAACGATCTGCATTTTTGCAAAG GATGAAGGACAAAACAATTGCATTTGTAGGGGATTCTTTGGGCAGGCAGCAATTCCAATCTATGATGTGTATGGCCACTGGTGGACAAATGATCCAAGAAGTTGAAGATGTCGGAAGGGAATATGGTCTTGTGAAACTACGTGGACATGCTCGTCCTGATGGCTGGGCTTATCGTTTCCTTGCGACCAATACCAccattttatattattggtCATCAACACTTGCTGACTTGGTGCCACTTAACAGTTCAGACCCCAAGTCTGATGTTGCCATGCATTTAGACCGTCCACCAGCTTTCATGAGTAAATACCTCCAGCGGTTTGATGTTTTAGTTCTCAATTCGGGACATCACTGGAACAGAGGGAAACTTAGAGCTAACCGATGGGTTGTATATGTGAATGGAAAACCTAATGAAGATAAAAGACTTGCAAACCTGGAGAGTGCCAAGAATTTTACGGCTTACAGTGTGGCTAGGTGGCTTGACTCTCAGCTTCCATTCCATCCTCGACTTAAAGCATTCTTTCGGACAATCTCTCCAAGACATTTCCGCAATGGGGACTGGAATACTGGTGGTAGCTGTGATAATACCACCCCTTTAACCAGAGGAAACAAAGTTAAGCAAGATAGATCAAGTGATGAAATTGTTGAAGCTGCCATTAAGggtacaaaaataaaacttctgGATATAACTGCTCTTTCAGAACTGAGAGATGAGGGTCACATATCCCATTACAGTATCAAGGCAAACCAAGGCGTTAATGATTGCTTGCATTGGTGCCTACCTGGAATTCCAGACACATGGAATGAAATCCTTGCCGCACAGGTGTAG